The sequence GAGCGCGTCACGGACGTACACGCGCGCCAGCTCCGCCAGCACCGTGTCGTTGCGCTGGTGGCGGAGCCGCGAGAGGCCCGCGCCGAAGCTGGTGCGCCAGGGCAGCTCGCCAGTGGAGTGGGGCGTGGCGCCTTCCGTCAGCAGCACCTGCCTCACCTTCGAGGCGAGCAACTGGGTCTCGGTGCCCGCGGCGAAGTCCCGCTTCCTGTCTCTGCGGAAGGGGACGAGGAGATTCTGGGGCGCTCGACTCATGGTGTCCTCACGGAATCGGGATGG is a genomic window of Myxococcus xanthus containing:
- a CDS encoding GPW/gp25 family protein, which codes for MSRAPQNLLVPFRRDRKRDFAAGTETQLLASKVRQVLLTEGATPHSTGELPWRTSFGAGLSRLRHQRNDTVLAELARVYVRDALARWLPGVQLVQVRVEQDAAVLTLRVRVREGDTTADVEAPLLG